One region of Flavobacterium sp. GSB-24 genomic DNA includes:
- a CDS encoding sigma-54 dependent transcriptional regulator → MPKILLIEDDIAFCKLLEKFLIKKAYDVTIAFSAAEARTAVKNESFDLILTDLRLPDFDGIALMSEFKNSYPNIPVILMTGYSDVNTAVKAIKNGAADYISKPFNPDEVLLVITNALKSQELEDETETPVKEKKKVKKTVSTENEFVKGISVASKKLLDHIELVSPTDMSVLIIGESGTGKEIIAKSIHQQSQRKNNNFIAVDCGAIPKELAASEFFGHLKGSFTGAISDKMGYFEAANGGTLFLDEIGNLSYENQIQLLRALQERKIKPVGSNKEINVDIRIITATNEDLREAVKNGDFREDLYHRINEFSIQSPSLKDRDEDLMVFADYFLEKANQQLNKDIIGFSPEVVTIFQNYNWPGNLRELQNCVKRATLLSRGNFIESDVLPAEFFQIQKQQPAAGMSLSENERETIIHALSKAQNNKSEAAKLLKITRKTLYNKLKQYNIE, encoded by the coding sequence ATGCCGAAGATATTATTGATAGAAGATGACATCGCGTTTTGCAAATTATTAGAAAAATTTCTAATTAAAAAAGCTTACGATGTAACGATAGCTTTCTCTGCTGCAGAAGCGCGTACAGCAGTTAAAAACGAATCTTTCGATTTGATTTTGACAGATCTTCGTCTGCCTGATTTTGACGGTATTGCTTTAATGTCAGAATTCAAAAATTCATACCCCAATATTCCAGTCATTTTGATGACGGGATATTCGGATGTAAATACTGCAGTCAAAGCCATTAAAAATGGTGCGGCAGATTATATTTCTAAACCTTTCAATCCCGATGAGGTTTTATTAGTTATTACTAACGCTCTAAAATCGCAAGAGCTGGAAGACGAAACCGAAACTCCGGTTAAAGAAAAAAAGAAAGTCAAAAAAACAGTTTCTACAGAAAATGAGTTTGTAAAAGGAATTTCTGTTGCTTCTAAAAAACTGTTAGATCATATTGAATTAGTTAGTCCAACTGATATGTCGGTTTTAATTATCGGCGAAAGCGGAACTGGAAAAGAAATTATTGCAAAAAGTATACATCAGCAAAGCCAGAGGAAAAACAATAATTTTATAGCAGTTGACTGCGGTGCTATTCCGAAAGAATTAGCTGCGAGTGAATTTTTTGGTCATTTAAAAGGATCTTTTACAGGAGCGATCAGTGATAAAATGGGTTATTTTGAAGCAGCAAATGGTGGAACATTATTTTTGGATGAAATTGGAAATCTTTCATACGAAAACCAGATACAGTTGTTAAGAGCACTTCAAGAAAGAAAAATTAAACCCGTTGGAAGTAATAAAGAAATAAACGTCGATATACGCATTATTACAGCTACAAATGAAGATTTGCGCGAGGCAGTAAAAAACGGCGATTTTAGAGAAGATTTATATCATAGAATCAACGAATTCTCTATTCAGTCACCATCTTTAAAAGATCGTGACGAAGATTTAATGGTTTTTGCCGATTATTTCCTAGAAAAAGCCAATCAGCAATTAAATAAAGATATTATTGGGTTTTCTCCAGAAGTAGTTACTATTTTTCAAAACTACAATTGGCCAGGTAATTTACGTGAACTGCAAAATTGCGTAAAACGTGCAACTCTTTTATCTCGTGGTAATTTTATTGAAAGTGATGTACTTCCAGCAGAATTTTTTCAAATTCAAAAACAACAGCCTGCAGCAGGAATGTCATTATCTGAAAATGAAAGAGAGACTATTATTCACGCTTTATCAAAAGCACAGAATAATAAATCGGAGGCAGCGAAGCTCTTAAAAATTACTAGGAAGACGCTTTATAATAAATTGAAACAATACAACATAGAGTAA
- a CDS encoding PepSY-like domain-containing protein has translation MKKLILSAAIVLGSLSVNAAILPAISISQSVLIQDEFTEVAADAVPAAVKSTVEKSFPKTKLEKAYKNEKNEYKLEISNGDKKYTIFTDASGNIIKK, from the coding sequence ATGAAAAAGTTAATCTTATCAGCAGCGATTGTTTTAGGAAGTTTATCGGTAAATGCCGCTATCCTGCCAGCAATTTCGATTTCTCAATCAGTACTTATTCAAGATGAATTTACTGAAGTAGCTGCAGATGCCGTTCCAGCAGCAGTAAAGTCTACAGTTGAAAAATCTTTCCCGAAAACTAAGCTTGAAAAAGCTTATAAAAACGAGAAAAACGAGTACAAACTTGAAATTTCAAATGGAGACAAGAAGTATACTATTTTTACAGATGCTTCTGGTAATATCATTAAAAAATAA